A genomic segment from bacterium encodes:
- a CDS encoding NAD-dependent epimerase/dehydratase family protein, with protein MKILVTGAGGLIGSHIVEELAKQGIPLRAAYRPGEVPEQADSEFMIDGLETEAIGLNLNDRNAVFQAVKDCQMVFHAEYLCSFDSSDKGLLQAINVEGTKNIMEASLHHGVEKVVHTSGMETLKAAPGQDTIRETDGVTLEELKTDFERSRYQAEREAIRFKQQGLPLVIVHPTVCLGTRDREPTLFGNYLRRYLEGRTHFYLDTGLNLVDVVDVAKGHLLAAKRGQVGGRYILGNQNVYMLELLRNLEAISEVAAPTTALPFGFAKLGNALVRGILRRRGGLPTPLIQRLRQPLFFDSTLAREELGMPQSNVWEALRRHLIDLKTIYGI; from the coding sequence ATGAAAATCCTCGTCACCGGAGCCGGCGGACTCATCGGCTCGCACATCGTCGAAGAGCTCGCCAAGCAGGGGATCCCGCTGCGCGCGGCCTACCGTCCCGGTGAGGTTCCGGAGCAAGCCGACAGCGAATTCATGATCGACGGCCTCGAAACCGAGGCCATCGGCTTGAACCTCAACGACCGTAACGCCGTGTTCCAGGCGGTGAAAGATTGCCAGATGGTCTTTCACGCCGAATACCTCTGCTCCTTCGACTCGAGCGACAAGGGCCTGCTCCAAGCGATCAACGTCGAGGGCACCAAAAACATCATGGAAGCTTCGCTGCACCATGGAGTGGAAAAGGTCGTCCACACCTCGGGCATGGAGACCCTGAAGGCGGCGCCGGGACAGGACACGATTCGCGAAACCGACGGCGTCACCTTGGAAGAGCTAAAAACCGATTTCGAGCGCAGCCGCTACCAAGCCGAACGCGAGGCCATCCGCTTCAAGCAGCAAGGCCTGCCGCTGGTCATCGTCCATCCCACGGTCTGCCTCGGCACCCGCGACCGCGAACCCACTCTTTTCGGCAACTACCTGCGGCGCTACCTCGAGGGCCGGACTCATTTCTATCTCGACACCGGCCTCAACTTGGTCGACGTGGTCGACGTCGCCAAGGGCCATCTCCTTGCCGCCAAGCGGGGCCAAGTCGGCGGCCGCTACATCTTGGGGAACCAAAACGTCTACATGCTGGAATTGTTGCGCAACCTCGAGGCGATCAGCGAGGTGGCCGCTCCGACCACCGCCCTGCCCTTCGGCTTCGCCAAGCTCGGCAATGCCCTGGTCCGGGGAATCCTTCGCCGGCGCGGAGGCTTGCCCACGCCCTTGATCCAGCGGCTGCGCCAGCCGCTCTTCTTCGACTCGACCCTGGCCCGGGAGGAGCTGGGCATGCCCCAGAGCAACGTCTGGGAGGCTCTGCGCCGCCACCTCATCGATTTAAAGACGATATACGGGATTTGA